The Bosea sp. 685 DNA window TGAAATCAACACCCTCATATAATCCAAGGCATACCCATGGATTGGGGGACTATTGGTGTCAGGAAACTTGAAGGCGTCTGCTATTCCGCCAGTGCGGTTAACCAGCTGGTCGATGTTTCCTGATATGTATCTCTGAAGCGTAACCGCAGAGGCCCGGCACACGCCGAGAGGCATAGGGCTCCCTGATAGGGCTCTAAGCAGCAAGCTTTCTGCCGTAGTCAGATCAAAAAATACTGCGTTGGCAGGCGTATCGCCGTAATGGCGCGTCAACGCCTTTAGAGCGCGGCCGAATTCATAAAATTCAAACTGGTTGATCCGCTCCACGTCACCCCCTTCTGGCAGCGCGCCGCCGAAGGGTAGAGTTATCACATTGCTTGCGTTCAGTGCAGTGCCGGCCTGTCGCTGAGAATCAGAACACATCGAATCTGCTTTGCCAAGTATATAATCGTCACTCATTTCCTTGAGGCTCATGGTCTTGGGGCTCATCATCGAGCGCGGCGAGCGCGTCTTCATGGCTGAGCGCGATGCCGCCGCTATGCTCGACCGTGGCAAGCTTGGCATGGACATAAGGGGCTGCTGCCTTGGCGATCTCGAACCGAGCCTTGGGCTCGAGGCTCTCGTCGCGAAGCATGGTGAGCATATAGTCGAGCGGCGTCAGGCCGCCGTCAGTGGCCGGCCCCGCCTCGGCCGGGCGCGCCGTCGCACCGGCCTTGCGGCTCGTCCTTGCAGCGCCTCTGGCCATGTCTGGATCTTTGAAGTGAAGGCTTCGCTTGCGCCCGGCCTGAAACGAAAACGCCCGCGAGCGGTTAGCTGCGGGCGGCAGGCACAGGAATTCACAGTGCTATTGAGACATTAGACCCATCATAGGATTACTGTCAACAGGCTCTTGAAAAAATTCTTACGGGATCCGGATGGGCGGCGCGCATAGGCCGGCACTGCCCTCTCCTCGCAGGCCTACCGGACGCGCGACGCAGCTAGGACACCCGCAAGCAGGCAATGGAGCCCGCTGTCATCGAGTTCGATCCCGGGAATGGCGGCGGCGCGGGCCTCAAGCTGGCGAAGCAGGCAGATGGCGCGACTGGCCTCCAGCGCAACTACCGATCGACCATGATTCGACTTTCACTCATAAGTAGCGCCTCTCTCCACTGCCCAGAAGGGCACGGGGGAAAAACAATGAAGAAACTCGCTTTCCTGAGCGCTGCCATGTGTCTGGCCGCGTTCTCCACGCAGGCCCAGAGTTCCAGAGGCTTCTCTTATGGAACCGGTTCGAACAGCAACAGCAACTACGTCGCGCCACATTCCAACAGCAACGGCAGCCACACCGACGGATACTACCGCACCAACCCGGACAGCAACAGAAGCAACAACTACGGCTCGTATGGGAATTACAACTCCTACAACAACGGAGTTGGAAACGGTTACGGCGGATCGGTTCCCCGTTATTGACTAGCCTGGCTTCAGGCAGGGAGGGGACGCGTATGCATAGACTAAAAGTAATGGCGGCAGGCACGGCGCTGGCCGCATTCTCGTGTTTGGCTGCATTCGCCGCAACACCCCGAGAGGTTTCGACGATCAGAGGGGTGGTAGCACCTCCTGCCAACCTCACATCACCTAGCGCGTTCCAGGATGCGCGGGGCGGATGCGGTTCAAGGGGAGGCCCCGGCCACCGAAAGTCGAACGGCAAATGCGCGGGCTGGCGAGGTTGATGGCGGCACTGCGATGATGGCTGGGGCGTGAAGACCATGGCGAGAGGTTCGCCTGAAATCAAAGCCGTTGTCGCGGTGTTGCGGATGCTGGCTGCGGCTATCGCGCTCGCGGTCGCTCTCATCGCACTGCCATTCAGGGCTATCGGCCTGCTCAACAACCGGCGCGAGCGAAGGTTCGCGCTGGCTCGGGCCGAAGCTGAGGCGGGTCAGAAGCGCATTTTTCTGATGCGCCACTACCAGGATTCGACACTTGTCGACGCTCTCATGGCCGGCGAGATCTGGCACGATATGACGCGCGAACAACTGCTCCAATCCTGGGGCGAGCCTGTCGAGATCGAAGAGAAGGCTCTGAAGACGAAAATCCGGCACGTCTACAAATATGACCGGATTGGCGTCGGGCGTTTTGCCCGGCGTGTCACCCTCGACAACGACCGGGTGACGGGATGGGAGCGATAGCTTCAACAGCGCGCGCGAGAACCAGTGCACGGGCCGGCTTTCTGGCTCTGGCCTTGCTGTGGGCTCTCCCTGTGCCGCCGGTACTGGCCAAAGGCTGCGTCATCGACGACACGCCGTGTTCCGGATGCGGCTGCAAGGGCGGCCCTGGATACCGGCACGTGGTTTCCGGAAGCTGCGTCGGCTTTCGGGACATGGCCAGGAAGTGCGGTGATCCGCCGGGATCTGCCTGTGTTTTCGAGAACGCGCCAGGCACAGGCGCCAATCGCGAATGCGCTTTGGGTCCTCGGAGCCCCAAAAAGCCGCTGGAATAGGCGATAGACAGGCAATGGAAGCCGAAGGCCCCGGGTCCGGCCTTCGGCCGGCCCCGGGGACGCAAGCTGCGCCGCGCCAATCGCGGTGTCCATGAAACCGGCAGCGTCGATGCGCTGCCGCTTGTCAGCGTCACTTGGCCTTCAGCGTCTCCACCCGCGCGGTCATCTCCGCGATCTCGGCCTTCTGAGCCTTGATGATGCCTTCGGCCATGGTCTTGGACGCGGCATCCTTGCCGAACTTGAGTTCGATCGTCGCCATGTCGATCGCGCCCTGATGGTGCACGATCATGCCGCAGTTGAAGGCGAGGTCGGGGTCCTTGATCTTGTGCGTCATCATCATCGGCATGTTCATCTTCATCATCGCCTGCATGGATGCCTTCTGGGCCTCGGTCATCGGCATCTGATCCATGCCGGGCATGCCCGCGCCGCCCATCATCTTCGACATGTCCATGCCTTCCGCCATCTTGCCGTCCATCATCTTGCCTTCCCCCATCTTGGGCATGGCCATGTCCTTCATCAGGGCGTCGCGGCAAGCCTGAGGCAGCACCGACATGTCCGCGCCCATGGTCATCTTGTCCTGGGCGGCGGCGCCGGTTGCGGCAAGGCCGAGGGCGACGAATGAGAGTGTGAGAAGCCGATGCATGATGTCCTCCGGTGTTGAGGGCCGATTGGAAAAGGCCGGCCCGGGCCTTGGTGAAGTAGGTCTTGCCTTGGCGACGTGGAAAAGGCGGTTCGTCCGGCTAGGTTGCGGACTGGATCGTCACAAAGCGCAGGCGCAATGCATTCGCGATCACGCTGACGGATGAGAGCGCCATGGCCGCCGCCGCGAGGATCGGCGACAGCAGCAGGCCGGTGAAGGGGTAGAGCAGGCCGGCGGCGACAGGGATGCCCGCCGCGTTGTAGGCGAAGGCGAAGAACAGGTTCTGCCTGATATTGCTCATGGTCGCCTGGCTGAGCTTGCGGGCATGGACGATGCCCGCCAGATCGCCGCGCAGGAGGGTGACGCCCGCACTCTCCATGGCGACATCCGTCCCGGTTCCCATGGCGATGCCGACATCGGCGGCGGCGAGCGCGGGCGCGTCGTTGACGCCGTCTCCGGCCATGGCGACGACACGCCCCTGCGCCCTGAACTCCGCCACGATCCGGCCCTTGTCCTCGGGCAGCACCTGCGCCCTCACCTCGTCGATGCCGAGCCTGGCGGCAACCGCCTGCGCGGTCGTCAGGTTGTCGCCGGTCAGCATGACCACCCGGATGCCGGCTTCGCGCAGGGCAGCGATCGCGCCAGGAGTGGTCGCCTTGATGGGATCGGCAATGGCGATCACGCCGGCCGCCTTGCCGTCGATCGCGACGAGCAGCGCCGTGGCGCCGTCCCTTCGCAAGGCCTCGGCTTCCGTTTCGAGCGCGGCGACATCGATGCCGATCCCACTGAGGTAGCCGGCATTGCCGAGCACGACGGCGCGTCCTGCCACCTTGCCGATGACGCCCCGGCCCGTCGGGGAGTCGAAATCCTCGACCTTGTCGAGCCCGAGCTTGCGCTCGCTGGCCGCCGCCACGATCGCGGCCGCGAGCGGGTGTTCGCTCGCCCGCTCGAGGCTGGCGCTGAGGCGCAGCAATTCGTCTTCCTGCAGTCCGGCCACCGGGCAGATCGCCGTCACGCGCGGCTTGCCCTCGGTCAGCGTGCCGGTCTTGTCGACGACGAGCAGGTCGACCTTCTCCATGCGCTCCAGCGCCTCCGCGTTCTTGATCAGGACGCCCATGCGCGCCCCACGGCCGACGCCGACCATGATCGACATCGGCGTGGCGAGGCCGAGCGCGCAGGGACAGGCGATGATCAGGACGCTGACGGCGGCGATCAGCCCGTAGACCATCGCCGGCTGCGGCCCCCAAAGCGCCCAGGCGGCGAAGGCTGCGACCGCGATCGCGACCACGGCGGGCACGAACCAGGCGGCAACGAGATCCGCCAGCCGCTGGATCGGCGCGCGCGAACGCTGCGCCTTGGCGACCATCTGCACGATCTGCGCGAGCATCGTGTCGTGGCCGACCTTGTCGGCGCGCATCACGAAGGCGCCCTGGCCGTTGAGCGTGCCGCCGATGACGGTTGCGCCCGCCGCCTTTGCGACGGGGAGAGGCTCGCCCGTGACCATCGATTCGTCGACATTGGAGCGCCCTTCGAGGATCTCGCCATCGAGGGGAACCCTGTCGCCCGGGCGCACGCGCAGATGGTCCCCGACCTTGACCTGGTCGAGCGCGACCTCCTCGTCGCCGCCATCGGCGCGCAGCCGGCGCGCGATCGTCGGCGCAAGCTCCAGCAGCGCCTTGATGGCGCCGGAGGTCTGCTCGCGGGCGCGCAACTCCAGAACCTGGCCGAGCAGTACGAGCACGGTGATGACGGCGGCCGCTTCAAAATAGACGGCGACCGCGCCGCCATGGCCGCGAAACGCCGGCGGAAACACGCCCGGCGCCACCGTTGCGACGACGCTGTAGCTCCAGGCGACGCCGGTGCCGAGCGCAATCAGCGTGAACATGTTGAGCGAACGGTTCACCAGCGAGGCCCAGCCCCGCGTGAAAAACGGACTTCCCGCCCAGAGCACGACGGGCGTTGCGATCAGCAGCTGCGCCCAGTTCGACATGGCCGGGCTGAAAAAGCGGCCGAGATCGAGGAGATGGCCACCCATTTCGAGGATGACGACCGGGATCGACAAGACGAGCCCGATCCAGAAGCGCCGGGTCATGTCGCGCAACTCTTCGCTCGGGCCTTCCTCGCCCGTGACGAGCTCCGGCTCGAGCGTCATGCCGCAGATCGGGCAGTTACCGGGCGCGGGCTGGCGGATCTG harbors:
- a CDS encoding copper-translocating P-type ATPase encodes the protein MPLKLGHDHAGHPPHHDHGGGPPLHGASASRRGEAEAAPRAAVPPGTIYTCPMHPQIRQPAPGNCPICGMTLEPELVTGEEGPSEELRDMTRRFWIGLVLSIPVVILEMGGHLLDLGRFFSPAMSNWAQLLIATPVVLWAGSPFFTRGWASLVNRSLNMFTLIALGTGVAWSYSVVATVAPGVFPPAFRGHGGAVAVYFEAAAVITVLVLLGQVLELRAREQTSGAIKALLELAPTIARRLRADGGDEEVALDQVKVGDHLRVRPGDRVPLDGEILEGRSNVDESMVTGEPLPVAKAAGATVIGGTLNGQGAFVMRADKVGHDTMLAQIVQMVAKAQRSRAPIQRLADLVAAWFVPAVVAIAVAAFAAWALWGPQPAMVYGLIAAVSVLIIACPCALGLATPMSIMVGVGRGARMGVLIKNAEALERMEKVDLLVVDKTGTLTEGKPRVTAICPVAGLQEDELLRLSASLERASEHPLAAAIVAAASERKLGLDKVEDFDSPTGRGVIGKVAGRAVVLGNAGYLSGIGIDVAALETEAEALRRDGATALLVAIDGKAAGVIAIADPIKATTPGAIAALREAGIRVVMLTGDNLTTAQAVAARLGIDEVRAQVLPEDKGRIVAEFRAQGRVVAMAGDGVNDAPALAAADVGIAMGTGTDVAMESAGVTLLRGDLAGIVHARKLSQATMSNIRQNLFFAFAYNAAGIPVAAGLLYPFTGLLLSPILAAAAMALSSVSVIANALRLRFVTIQSAT
- a CDS encoding DUF305 domain-containing protein, with translation MHRLLTLSFVALGLAATGAAAQDKMTMGADMSVLPQACRDALMKDMAMPKMGEGKMMDGKMAEGMDMSKMMGGAGMPGMDQMPMTEAQKASMQAMMKMNMPMMMTHKIKDPDLAFNCGMIVHHQGAIDMATIELKFGKDAASKTMAEGIIKAQKAEIAEMTARVETLKAK